The Deltaproteobacteria bacterium HGW-Deltaproteobacteria-6 genome includes the window AAAGCAAGGAATATGAGCGGGTTGGCGGCCATGAAACGCTGCGATCCGATTTCCGGCTCATTGCCGCCACCAACCGGGAGCTCAGCGAAGACGTCGTGAGCGGCCGCTTTCGCCAGGACCTGTATTACCGCCTGAATGTTTTTCCAATCTTTGTTCCGCCGTTGCAGCAGAGAACCGAAGACATTCCCCTTCTGGCCCAATATTTTTTAGAGGTTTATGCGGGCAAGTTCAACAAAGACGTCCGGAGCATCACCCAACATGATATGGACAAACTGCTTTCCTATGACTGGCCTGGTAATGTAAGGGAATTGGAAAACGTGATTGAGCGCGGTGTCATCCTGAGTAACGGACCTGTCTACAAACTACCCGACCTGGGCTATCATCCCCTTGCCGCAACCGTCGAAACCAATCATTTAAGTCTGAAGGACAATGAAAAAAACCATATCCTCCGCGCACTGGAAAAGACAGGTGGCAAAATCGCAGGTCCCGGGGGTGCGGCGGAGATCCTCGATATACACCCCAATACGCTCTATTCAAGGATGAAAAAGCTCGGCATCTCATGATAAAATAAGTCTTCGGTCCCCAAACATCCTGACTCCAGCCGCCGGATCATTTCTTCAGCATCTACCTACGATATATCGTGTATTAACGATATATCGTATATCAGGCCATTTCTTTTGCACGCCAACAACGACATAATATGATGATATTATTATATAAATAAGAAAATTTACCTTCAGGCACAGAAGCTGCAAGTCGTAGCCCGTTTGACGCAATATGGATTTAAATGAAGTCCGTATGGACAATTCGGTAGGCAGCAAAGGATTGAAGGAGGAATGATGCGACTAGAAAAGCTTCTGATTGCCAACAGAGGAGAAATAGCGATTCGGATTGCACGGGCGGCGGCGGAATTAGGTTTGCAAACCGTGGCCGTGTGTCCGGCCGACGATAGCCAGTCTCTGCATACAAAAGCAGCAGACAAGGTATTGACGCTGGATGGCATGGGTGCAGCGTCATACCTCAATGGGAATGCCATCATCGCCGCAGCCAAGGCCGAAGGGTGTGGGGCCATCCATCCCGGCTATGGCTTTTTAAGCGAAAATATGGATTTTGCCAAACACTGCGCCGATGAGGGCATCATTTTTATCGGCCCGACACCGGACATGCTGGGTCTCTTCGGCAATAAGGTTGAGGCGCGCGCTCTTGCCCGCCGTTTGGGCGTGCCACTCCTTCCCGGCACATCCGATGCTGCGACTCTTGAGGAGGCGGTATCTTTTTTCAAAGAGCTGGGACCGGATGGAGCCGTCATGGTCAAGGCCATTGCCGGCGGAGGCGGGCGTGGAATGCGGCCGGTGTATGACCTGGGCAATCTGGAAGAAGCCTATCATCGCTGTCAATCGGAGGCCTTCGCGGCGTTCGGCAACGGCAACCTGTTCGTGGAGAAGTTGATCCGACGTCCCCGTCATATCGAGATTCAGGTGGTCGGCGACGGCAGGCAGGTGATTCATTTGGGCGAACGAGATTGCACCATGCAGCGCCGCAACCAGAAACTTATCGAAATCGCTCCCTGCCCGACCTTGTCTTCTGAACTCCGCAATAAACTGACGGATGCTGCCTTGCGGCTGTCCCGGGAGGTGAAATACCAGAGCCTCGGAACCTTCGAGTTCCTGATTGATGAAACAGCTGCCGGCCATTGGGACTATGCCTTCATGGAGGTTAATCCACGGCTTCAGGTAGAACATACGATCACCGAAGAAGTGACCGGTGTGGACCTGGTGAAAACTCAGATCGAAATCGCCTCCGGAAAAACCCTGGCCGATCTTGGCCTGACGGAAGAGTCAACCCGCCCCCGGGGTTATGCCGTGCAATTGCGGATTAACATGGAGACGATGGACGGCAATGGGGATGTCATGCCGGACGGCGGTGTGCTTAGCACCTATGAGGTGCCTTCCGGTAAAGATATCCGCGTCGACGGTTATGGCTACAGCGGCTATACTGTCAATCCGGCCTTTGACTCACTGCTGGCAAAACTCATCGTTCATTCGTCGTCGCCTCGCTATGAGGATGCCGTAAAGAAGGCCTACCGTGCCCTGGGCGAATTCAGGATTGGCGCTGTTGCAACGAATATTCCTTTCCTGCAAAACCTCCTGTGCCGTCCCGAGGTCATTCGGAACGATTTTCATACCCGATTTATCGAGGAAAATGCCGCGGCTTTGGCGGCAGTATCAGACGCTCACCGGCTTTGTCATTTTGAGGCGGCGGCCGTCTCAGCTGCCGTGGATCGTGTGGACATCATCCCCCCCGGCTTAGCCGCCGTTAAGACAAGCATGCAAGGCCGGATCGTGGATATTGATGTCGTAAAGGGTGCCGCCGTGACGGTCGGCCAGAAGCTGGCCGTGATGGAAGCCATGAAAATGGAGCACATCATCACAGCGGACCGCTGCGGATACATTCAGGATATCTGTGTTGCCGTTGGTGACACGCTTCGCAAAGGGGCATTGCTCTTTTTGATCGAAGAGGCCGAGGTGGCCGAAAACGCCAGGGTGGCCGATGATGTGGTCAATCTGGACGCCGTCCGGCCGGATCTTGCGGAGGTCATGGAACGCCACGCCTTCACCCGCGATGAAAACAGACCCGATGCTGTCGCCCGCAGGCGGAAGAAAAACCGGCGGACGGCCCGGGAAAATGTCGAGGACCTTTGTGATCCCGGCACGTTCATCGAATATGGCGCTCTCATTGTTGCCGCCCAGCGCCGTCGCCGCCCCATGGACGATCTCATCCGGAAAACACCTGCGGACGGCTTGATTACAGGGGTTGGCGCCGTCAACGGGACCCTGTTCAGCGACGAAAAATCCAGCTGCATGGTCATGGCTTACGATTTTACCGTTCTGGCCGGGACGCAGGGCCTCATGAACCACAAAAAGATGGATCGCGTTCTGCACGTAGCCAGCAAGTGGAAGCTGCCCCTGGTCCTCTTCGCCGAAGGCGGCGGCGGGCGGCCGGGCGATACGGATATCGACATTGTTTCCGGCCTTGATCTGACGACATTCAGCCGCTTCGCTGCTCTGAGCGGTAAAGTACCCCTCGTCGGCATTGTTGAAGGATCGTGTTTCGCCGGTAATGCCGCGCTTCTGGGTTGCTGCGATGTGATTATTGCGACCGAACATTCCAATATCGGCATGGGCGGTCCCGCCATGATCGAAGGCGGCGGCCTGGGTGTCTTCAAACCGGAGGATATCGGTCCCATCGACATTCAAACCAAAAACGGCGTCGTCGATCTGGCCGTGGCCGATGAAGTGTCGGCCGTCGCGGCAGCCAAGCAATATCTTTCCTATTTTCAGGGCATCACGGACTCCTGGGAGGCAGCGGATCAGCGCCATCTCCGCAGGCTGATCCCGGAGAACCGGCTCCGTGTCTATGACGTGCGCAAGGTGATTGAAGCCCTGGCGGATACGGGGTCGGTCCTTGAATTACGCCGCCATTTCGGGTTGGGCATGATTACAGCCCTGATCCGGATTGAAGGCCGGCCCTTCGGGGTGATTGCCAATGACCCCGCCCATATGAGCGGGGCGATTGAAGCGGAAGGCGCCGACAAGGCCGCACGCTTCATGCAGCTGTGCAACATCCACGGCCTGCCGATCCTCTCGCTGTGCGACACGCCGGGGTTTATGGTCGGACCTGAAGTGGAGGAAAGAGCTCAGGTCCGCCACGTCTGCCGGATGTTTATCGTGGGGGCGAATGTCACCGTTCCTTTCTTCACAGTCGTCCTGCGCAAGGGTTACGGTCTTGGCGCCATGGCCATGTCAGCCGGAAGTTTTCATGACGCATTTTTTACGGCGGCATGGCCTTCAGGAGAGTTCGGCGGCATGGGCCTCGAGGGCGCTGTTCGGGTCGCCTTCAAGAAAGAGTTGGAGGCCATCAAAAATGAAGTCGAACGCGATAAGGCCTTTAAGGAGATGGTGGATCAGTTCTATGCCATGGGAAAGGCCATCAATATGGCATCCTATATGGAGATCGACGCCGTCATCGACCCTGCCGATACGCGGCGCTGGATCATGCGCGGGTTAAAATCCGTTACATCCGCATCGCCAAGGGAAAACAGGCAATTATTCATGGACGCCTGGTGAGTGGCAAGGCGCGTGAATTGAAAAACTGGGAATCATTGCATCCCGAATAATTCTTTTAACAGGAGGTATTAAGCATGGAGCGTGTTTGGATGAAAAACTGGCCGGATTTTATCTCTCAGGAGTCCTCGTATTCCCGGGGCAAGAAGCCTGTTTTCGAGTATCTGAGGGACAATGCCCGGGAATTTCCCGACAGGACGGCAATTGTGTTTTACGGCAGGGAAGTGACCTTCGGTGAACTGGATCGCATGTCCGATCAGTTCGCCCGGTTCCTGATGGATCAGGGCCTCAAAAAAGGCGATCGCATCGCTCTTTTTATGACCAGCTGTCCCCAGTATCATATCGCCCATTACGGCATCAACAAGATGGGCGGGGTCATTGTCCCCTGCAGTCCTTTATTCAAGGAATGGGAGTTGACGTTTGAGCTGCGGGATACCGGGGCCAAGGCGATTGTGGCCCTCGATCTGCTCCATTCCGTGGCCGCCAGTTCCTGTAAGGAATGCGGGATAAAAACCATTGTGATTACCAGTATGCATGATTTTCTGCCTGCCGAACCGACCATGAATCTGATTCCCACGATGAAATTCCCCAAAATGACCTATCCGGATACGACCGAATTCATGGACATCTTTTTGCGGTATCCTGCCGAACCGGTCCAGGTTGATGTCGGCCTTGACGATGTCGTCCAGCTCCAGTTTACGGGAGGGACAACGGGCGTTCCCAAGGGTGCGATACTGACCCATGGCAACAAGCTCTTCAAAGTGGCAACTCTGGTTAATCTGCTCGACGCCAACATGGCATTCGTGGGGCAAACGGGAGGCCACAACACCTGTTTGGCGATCCTGCCGACCTTCCACATCGCCGGGATGCTCGGCGCCGTGGATGTCATGATTGCCCAGGGTTCCACGCAGATCCTGATGGTCATGTTCGATCCCGTTGCGGCCATGCAGGCCATTGAGCGTTATCAAGTCCAGTTTTTTCAGGCCGCCGTGCCCATGAATATCGCCATCATGAATCATCCGGACCGGAAGAAATACGATCTGTCTTCCCTTAAGCTTTGCCTCACAACCAGCTTCGGCATCCAGCTGACCGATGAGATCGTCAAACTCTGGAAGGCGGACACGGGCGGGTGTCTGCTGGCGGAAGCCGCCTATGGCCTGACGGAGACTCATACATTCGACTCTTTCATGCCCCTTCACAAGCCTAAATACGAAGCGGGTTGCCAGGGCATTCCCATTCCGGGGCAGGAGATCAGGATCGTCTCCTGGGAGGATAAGTCAAAGGAGGTGCCTGTCGGGGAGGTCGGAGAAATTGTGCTGAAGAACCCCGGCGTTTTCCAAGGATATTGGAACAAGCCGGAAGAAACGGCCAATACGCTTATCGACGGTTGGGTCTATACGGGAGACATGGGCAAGTTCGATCAGGATGGCTACCTCTTCTTTCTGGGAAGAAAGAAAGAAATGATCAAAGTCTCAGGCTTCAGTGTCTTTCCGGAAGAGGTGGAGACCTTCCTCCTCCAGCACGAAGCCGTGGACAAGGTGGCCGTCATCGGTGCCCCCGACGATAAGAAGGGAGAGGTGATCAAGGCCTTCATCATTCTAAAACCGGCATTCAAGGATAAGATCAGTTCCGAGGAAATCATCAAATGGGCAAAAGCGGGTATTTCCTCTTATAAAGTTCCTCAGGCAATCGTCTTCCGGGATGAATTGCCCATGAGCGGCGTGGGAAAGGTTCTGCGTCGTGTGCTTCTTGAAGAGGAAGTGAACAAAGGAAAGAAAGAACCGTCCTGAATAATTTAAGATGTGATCGCATGTCATGGTTTTTATAAGGACCAGGTGTCTGATTCCGGTCTTCATCTCCGTCATGCCGGCGGGGATGAAGACCCCATCTGCGGCATCGTTTGAAAAACCCCTGATGAGTGACATGAACGGTAATTTTAATAATTTAAAACTGGCGAAAAAATGCCGGTAGCACCTGTTGCTGTGCTTTTTGATATTTACGATAAGGATTCTTTTCTCACACAGGAGAATCCTTCTGTGGCGGCTTATTTCCGCTAAGACAATGACTGACTTTGTATCAGCGTGTGATACAAGTATCGGGAACTGACATTTCTTTCCGCTTGTTTTTCCATCATTCCATTATCGGCATGCTTTAAACGAGATTCCATTAACGGCGTGAAATAGATTCCCACGATCAGAAAGGCGTCAAAAACAATTGGCTTCCAGAATTCTTTTTTATCCCATTCTTCCGGAAAGGGAGCCAATATTTTTTTGACATAGTCAATTTCCGATTCCATCTTTATCAAATAATCGGCAATCACATCATAAAATGCATTTTCCGCGTTTAAGATATTTTCATTAATTGTTTCTGCAATGCCGTCATCCTTGGCCATGTTTGATAAAAAATGGTCTTTAAACCAGGGAGGGGCGGAGTGAGATAATTCATAAATGACAAAAGCGGCAATTTTAAATTTCAGATTTGACCGTTCATCGTCTTCCGATTTCATCTTGTCCATGAAGGACTCCTTTGCGGCTTTATAATAATTAACCAGAATTCTTCTTGATTCCATTGTCTCTTTCATTTTTGCGCCCTCAAAGTTTTTTATTATCGTATAAATATACTTACGGCCCTTCTTATCAGCTGAAAATACGATATACGTTTGCGATACCGGACAAATTTTCCAGACATCGGTATTTTTTTCCTGTCAGCAGCATAAAAAAAGAAAATTATTGCCCATGCACTAATCTTTTTTATGACTATTTAGTGAATCAGCATTATCCATGCCAAGTTTAAGAAAGCATCGCCCAGATGAACAATGAAGCAGTCCTGCTCAAATAATGTTCATTTGGCAAAAATATAGAAAACTTCGTTTCGTACCTGGAGGACATTTTTCTCTTTTTATTATAATTTAAAAAGCGTAAAATCGTCCCGGAAAGCGCTTAATGCCAAACATGCGTATTAATTGTCGGGCGTTGCTATTGTATTTGCCGGCGCCAAAATACTCTCCCTGGAGAACATAATGAAAACATTGATCTGTTTTTGCCGTGCCTGTCTCAACATCCGGTATGTGACCATAACGATAGTGATGTTGGCTGCCTTCACCCGGGTCGGTATAGAAACCGCACAGGCTGACCCCTTTCTTGACGAAATGGTCGAATTCAGCGGAGGGGTCTTTTATCTCGAGCAGAAAGTGCCTGCCGTCGTCATCGGCGTGGTGCGCAACGGGGAGATATCGATCCGCGGCTTTGGCGAACGGGCCGGGAAAGGCAGCAAGGAACCTGATGGTGATACGGTAATGCGAATCGGCTCCATCACCAAGGCATTTACCGGCGAATTACTGGCTCATCTTGTTGCTGCAAATTCTTTAGAACTGACTCAGCCGGTCACGAAGACCTGGCCGGGACTTGCAACCAATACGAAGGCCGACGTCGGACATATGCGGCTGATTGACCTTGTTACTCATGCCGCCGGTCTGCCGCGGGAAGTCCCTCTTAAACATGCCGCGGAAAAAGGCATCAATCCTCACATCACCGTTCAGGATCTGACCGGCTGGCTGGGACGTAATTCTTTGATTTTCAAGCCGGGGAAATCCGTGCATTATTCGAATTACGGCTTCGATCTGCTTGCTCTGAGCTTGTCTGCGGCGGCAAACAAGCCTTTTCCAGCGCTTATTCATCAACACATCACCAGTCCGCTCAACATGAAGGATACGGTGTTTGCGCTGTCCGAAGAGCAAAGGAAAAGATTTATGCAGGGCCACGGTTTTGATGGGGAAGTGATGTCGGATATTGCCATCGGTCACGTCACAGGCGGCGCGGGCGGCCTCTACTCCACGCCGAACGACCTGATGAAATGGATGCAATGGCATCTCGACCGCTTCAGTCAGAACGGCGCGGAAGTGCGAATGATCGATCATGCGGTTTATTTGATGCGCGATGGACTGGAAACCGTTTCGGGGATGGACGAGTCCGGCCGCATGGATGCGATGGGGCTTGGCTGGGTGGCTATGATGCCGAAGGGCGACCGTCCTTTCATCCTGCAAAAAGCCGGAGGATTACAGGGCACCTTCAGCTATATTGCCTTTGCACCAGCACGCGGAGTGGCGGTTTTCATCGCCATCAACAAATTCGACTTTGCTGCCGCTGCGGCTATGGCTCAAGTTGCCAATGACCTGATCGCGACGCTTGCCCCGCGCTGAGCAAGCTTGCAGCATGAATACATGCGATGCGCTAAGGCATGATCCGCGGGGCTCTGCATCAGCGGCCCGTCACATGATATGTCTGCTTAATTTTATTCCTTCCACAGGTGATTGATGATTTTCACCGTTTCTTCCGCGGCAATTTCCGGTTTTAAAGCTGTGTCGGCAATTCCGGAAACCACCCGGGTGATATTGTGATCGATGCCGGCCTTTTTCCAGATGCCGGCGCTCGGAGCGGAAATATAAGCGGAAAAAGTGTGATGCATGGTTCCGGGGCGTTCGCCGATGATGTGAATGATTGCTCTGTGTTCCCGAGTATCCGGCAATTCTCCGAACAGGACTTCCCCAATACGGTATCCTGCGCGAACCCGGCCGCTTTTAATGACCAGAATTTCAGGGGCCGGCGTCAAGGTTTTCTTCCGCAAATATTTTTCCAGGGCCGAAAGATACGGGGCCAAATGGCCCTTATCCATG containing:
- a CDS encoding AMP-dependent synthetase, with amino-acid sequence MERVWMKNWPDFISQESSYSRGKKPVFEYLRDNAREFPDRTAIVFYGREVTFGELDRMSDQFARFLMDQGLKKGDRIALFMTSCPQYHIAHYGINKMGGVIVPCSPLFKEWELTFELRDTGAKAIVALDLLHSVAASSCKECGIKTIVITSMHDFLPAEPTMNLIPTMKFPKMTYPDTTEFMDIFLRYPAEPVQVDVGLDDVVQLQFTGGTTGVPKGAILTHGNKLFKVATLVNLLDANMAFVGQTGGHNTCLAILPTFHIAGMLGAVDVMIAQGSTQILMVMFDPVAAMQAIERYQVQFFQAAVPMNIAIMNHPDRKKYDLSSLKLCLTTSFGIQLTDEIVKLWKADTGGCLLAEAAYGLTETHTFDSFMPLHKPKYEAGCQGIPIPGQEIRIVSWEDKSKEVPVGEVGEIVLKNPGVFQGYWNKPEETANTLIDGWVYTGDMGKFDQDGYLFFLGRKKEMIKVSGFSVFPEEVETFLLQHEAVDKVAVIGAPDDKKGEVIKAFIILKPAFKDKISSEEIIKWAKAGISSYKVPQAIVFRDELPMSGVGKVLRRVLLEEEVNKGKKEPS
- a CDS encoding D-alanyl-D-alanine-carboxypeptidase/endopeptidase AmpH, which gives rise to MLAAFTRVGIETAQADPFLDEMVEFSGGVFYLEQKVPAVVIGVVRNGEISIRGFGERAGKGSKEPDGDTVMRIGSITKAFTGELLAHLVAANSLELTQPVTKTWPGLATNTKADVGHMRLIDLVTHAAGLPREVPLKHAAEKGINPHITVQDLTGWLGRNSLIFKPGKSVHYSNYGFDLLALSLSAAANKPFPALIHQHITSPLNMKDTVFALSEEQRKRFMQGHGFDGEVMSDIAIGHVTGGAGGLYSTPNDLMKWMQWHLDRFSQNGAEVRMIDHAVYLMRDGLETVSGMDESGRMDAMGLGWVAMMPKGDRPFILQKAGGLQGTFSYIAFAPARGVAVFIAINKFDFAAAAAMAQVANDLIATLAPR
- a CDS encoding carbamoyl-phosphate synthase large subunit, whose translation is MRLEKLLIANRGEIAIRIARAAAELGLQTVAVCPADDSQSLHTKAADKVLTLDGMGAASYLNGNAIIAAAKAEGCGAIHPGYGFLSENMDFAKHCADEGIIFIGPTPDMLGLFGNKVEARALARRLGVPLLPGTSDAATLEEAVSFFKELGPDGAVMVKAIAGGGGRGMRPVYDLGNLEEAYHRCQSEAFAAFGNGNLFVEKLIRRPRHIEIQVVGDGRQVIHLGERDCTMQRRNQKLIEIAPCPTLSSELRNKLTDAALRLSREVKYQSLGTFEFLIDETAAGHWDYAFMEVNPRLQVEHTITEEVTGVDLVKTQIEIASGKTLADLGLTEESTRPRGYAVQLRINMETMDGNGDVMPDGGVLSTYEVPSGKDIRVDGYGYSGYTVNPAFDSLLAKLIVHSSSPRYEDAVKKAYRALGEFRIGAVATNIPFLQNLLCRPEVIRNDFHTRFIEENAAALAAVSDAHRLCHFEAAAVSAAVDRVDIIPPGLAAVKTSMQGRIVDIDVVKGAAVTVGQKLAVMEAMKMEHIITADRCGYIQDICVAVGDTLRKGALLFLIEEAEVAENARVADDVVNLDAVRPDLAEVMERHAFTRDENRPDAVARRRKKNRRTARENVEDLCDPGTFIEYGALIVAAQRRRRPMDDLIRKTPADGLITGVGAVNGTLFSDEKSSCMVMAYDFTVLAGTQGLMNHKKMDRVLHVASKWKLPLVLFAEGGGGRPGDTDIDIVSGLDLTTFSRFAALSGKVPLVGIVEGSCFAGNAALLGCCDVIIATEHSNIGMGGPAMIEGGGLGVFKPEDIGPIDIQTKNGVVDLAVADEVSAVAAAKQYLSYFQGITDSWEAADQRHLRRLIPENRLRVYDVRKVIEALADTGSVLELRRHFGLGMITALIRIEGRPFGVIANDPAHMSGAIEAEGADKAARFMQLCNIHGLPILSLCDTPGFMVGPEVEERAQVRHVCRMFIVGANVTVPFFTVVLRKGYGLGAMAMSAGSFHDAFFTAAWPSGEFGGMGLEGAVRVAFKKELEAIKNEVERDKAFKEMVDQFYAMGKAINMASYMEIDAVIDPADTRRWIMRGLKSVTSASPRENRQLFMDAW